GACAATATAAGTCCTGATTTTTAAAGAAATTCGCGCTAAAAAGACTTCAGCCCCTTAGAAGAAAATTCAGGGCTTTCTAAGGCTCTTTACTGACATTGTTCTATTTCATCGTAGATGATATAGTTAAGTGTAGTTTAATTGGAGTTAAAACTTCAAAAAAATAATTAGGAGTGATTTTGTTGAACGATTTAAGTAGTGATTTATCTAGTGACAATATTAGGCGGTTAGTCCAGGAGGAAAATGTTAAATTTATTAATTTACAGTTTACAGACGTTTTCGGCAAGCAAAAAAACGTAGCAATTACCACTAGTCAACTGGATTCCGCATTAAATGGTGAAGTAATGTTTGACGGTTCTTCTATTAAAGGTTTTGTACGTGTTGAAGAATCCGACATGGTGTTGGCACCGGACCCATCCACATTCCAGATTTTCCCTTGGAGAACCGACTCTGAAGGAAAAGCAGCTCGAATGATTTGTGATGTTTATAATACAGACGGAACGCCTTTTGACGGATGTCCAAGAGGTGTCTTAAAACAAGTTTTAGCTGAATTGAAAGAGTATGGTTATGAGTATTATGTCGGCCCGGAAGTAGAATTCTTTTTGTTTGAACGTGATAAAGATGGGAACCCTACAACCGAAATCCATGATACTGCTGGCTATTTTGATATGTCACCAACAGATTTAGGCGAAGATGCCCGTCGAGATATGGTTTTGATGTTGGAAAAACTCGGTTTTGAAATTGAAGCTTCTCACCATGAGGCCGCTCCAGGACAGCATGAAATTGACTTTAAATACGGAGAAGCTTTAAAAGCTGCAGATCAAATATCAACTTTTAAATTGGTTGTAAAGACGATTGCAAAAAAACATGGTCTCCATGCCACGTTTATGCCAAAACCCCTAAAAAATGCACACGGAACCTGTATGCATATCAATCAGTCTTTATTTAAGAACGGTAAAAATGTATTTGAAGATAAGGATGATGAACTAGGGCTATCCCAGGAAGCCTATTACTTTATTGGAGGGCTCATTAAACATGCTCGGGCTTTTTCAGCAATCACGAATGCCTCTGTAAATTCTTATAAACGATTTGTTCCCGGCTATGAAGCACCAACGGATATTGCCTGGGGTATTGAGAATCGAACCCCTTTAATTCGAATACCCGGAACTCGTGGTTCTGGTACAAGAGTGGAGCTTCGTAATCCTGACCCCACAGCAAACCATTATTTAGCCCTTGCAGCTATTTTATCTGCCGGGCTAGATGGAATTAAAAATAAGATTGAACCACCGGCTTACTTTGATGGGTGTACCTATGATATGGATTGTGCAACGCGGGAAGAAAATGGAATTGAAAAATTCCCTGAAACCCTAGGGGAAGCCCTTTCAGAGCTAGAAAAAAGTGATTTCATGAAAGAGTCACTAGGAGAGCATATTTTTAACTTATACATTAAAGCTAAAAAAGCTGAATGGAGAGATTACAGTCAAGAAATCCATAATTGGGAGCTAAAGAAATATTTAAACTATTATTAATCAACCCCGATAAAACATCAAAAAATGCATAATTCGTGTAAAAGCCCCTGCTGAGAAGATCTCAGCAGGGGCTTTTCTTTTAATGTACGGCTCACAAATCTTCTACTTCAATTTATCCACGTACTTAAAAATAAGGGGGGGGCCTTATTGAACCTTCACTTGGTGATAGGTTTTCTTTCCTTTGCGGATCAATAATTTGTTATCCTCAAAATGATCCAACGTTATTAAATGATGAATATCTTTCACGGTTTCTTCATTAACATAAATGCCGCCTTGTTGTACTAAACGGCGTCCTTCTCCCCTTGAACTGATCAAACCGGTTTTTGTAAGCAAGGTTAAAATATCTAAACCCTCTTCAAAAT
The window above is part of the Isachenkonia alkalipeptolytica genome. Proteins encoded here:
- the glnA gene encoding type I glutamate--ammonia ligase — encoded protein: MNDLSSDLSSDNIRRLVQEENVKFINLQFTDVFGKQKNVAITTSQLDSALNGEVMFDGSSIKGFVRVEESDMVLAPDPSTFQIFPWRTDSEGKAARMICDVYNTDGTPFDGCPRGVLKQVLAELKEYGYEYYVGPEVEFFLFERDKDGNPTTEIHDTAGYFDMSPTDLGEDARRDMVLMLEKLGFEIEASHHEAAPGQHEIDFKYGEALKAADQISTFKLVVKTIAKKHGLHATFMPKPLKNAHGTCMHINQSLFKNGKNVFEDKDDELGLSQEAYYFIGGLIKHARAFSAITNASVNSYKRFVPGYEAPTDIAWGIENRTPLIRIPGTRGSGTRVELRNPDPTANHYLALAAILSAGLDGIKNKIEPPAYFDGCTYDMDCATREENGIEKFPETLGEALSELEKSDFMKESLGEHIFNLYIKAKKAEWRDYSQEIHNWELKKYLNYY